The Quercus robur chromosome 7, dhQueRobu3.1, whole genome shotgun sequence genome has a segment encoding these proteins:
- the LOC126691622 gene encoding uncharacterized protein LOC126691622, producing the protein MVDSLITALSMENHHPSTILSMDSSASSHDDLDLEMNRQIILSRPPDINLPLSAERSPPPPSWNSEPCDILDVGLAPQVYETETFLNIPKAGRKCAKRIDSIWGAWFFFSFYFKPSLNEKSKAKIVRDSNGVSGFDKSDLKLDVFMVQHDMENMYMWVFKERPENALGKMQLRSYMNGHSRQGERPFPFSVDRGFVRSHRMQRKHYRGLSNPQCVHGIEVVPAPNLMGLDEEERKRWMELTGRDLNFTIPTEASDFSSWRNLPNTDFELERPAPPIKTASNSNSKKLLNGSGLNLSTQLSNHSNGDAMDLSPSSKRKKDFFPHVNDDDCYLAVKIPDIEIHPNNEPLWLNDFSGVMKNVYGPVTAAKTIYEDEEGYLIIVSLPFVDLQKVKVSWRNTLTRGIIKVSCVSTSRMPFIKRHDRTFKLTDPSSEHCPPGEFVREISLSTRIPEDANIEAYYDGPGSVLEIIVPKLRVGPEEHEVRVCLRPHLGGNDLMLT; encoded by the coding sequence ATGGTAGATTCTCTCATCACTGCCCTTTCAATGGAGAATCATCATCCATCCACCATTTTGTCCATGGATTCCAGCGCCTCCTCCCACGACGATTTAGATTTGGAGATGAATCGGCAAATCATACTGTCCCGTCCACCCGACATCAATTTGCCCTTGTCAGCCGAACGCAGCCCGCCTCCGCCATCGTGGAATTCGGAGCCCTGTGATATTTTAGATGTTGGGCTTGCTCCACAAGTCTATGAGACTGAGACTTTCCTTAATATCCCCAAGGCTGGAAGGAAATGTGCCAAGCGGATTGATAGTATTTGGGGTGCTTGGTTTTTCTTTAGCTTTTACTTTAaaccctcattaaatgagaaATCGAAAGCCAAGATTGTCCGGGACAGCAATGGAGTGTCTGGGTTTGACAAATCTGATCTCAAGCTCGATGTCTTCATGGTTCAGCATGACATGGAGAATATGTACATGTGGGTATTCAAGGAGAGGCCAGAGAATGCATTGGGCAAGATGCAGCTGAGGAGCTACATGAATGGACATTCTCGTCAAGGTGAGCGTCCATTTCCATTCAGCGTTGATAGGGGTTTTGTCCGATCTCACAGGATGCAACGGAAGCATTATAGGGGTCTGTCGAATCCCCAGTGTGTGCATGGGATTGAGGTTGTTCCAGCGCCCAATCTTATGGGTCTTGATGAGGAAGAGCGGAAGAGGTGGATGGAACTCACGGGCAGGGACTTGAACTTCACAATCCCTACAGAAGCAAGTGATTTTAGTTCATGGAGAAACCTGCCTAACACAGACTTTGAGCTTGAGAGGCCAGCTCCTCCAATAAAGACTGCCTCAAATTCCAACTCAAAAAAATTGCTTAATGGTTCTGGCCTGAATTTGTCTACTCAGCTGTCTAATCATAGCAATGGTGATGCGATGGACCTATCACCCAGCAGCAAGAGGAAGAAGGACTTTTTCCCACATGTGAATGATGATGATTGCTACTTGGCTGTTAAAATTCCGGATATTGAAATTCACCCTAATAATGAGCCACTCTGGTTGAATGACTTTAGTGGGGTAATGAAGAATGTATATGGGCCTGTTACAGCTGCAAAAACAATCTATGAGGATGAAGAAGGATATTTGATCATTGTCAGTTTGCCCTTTGTGGATCTTCAGAAGGTGAAAGTTTCTTGGAGGAATACTCTCACTCGTGGTATCATAAAGGTATCTTGTGTGAGCACATCTCGCATGCCATTTATCAAGAGACATGATAGGACTTTCAAGCTTACAGATCCATCTTCTGAACACTGCCCTCCAGGGGAATTTGTTAGAGAAATCTCACTTTCAACCCGGATTCCCGAAGACGCTAACATAGAAGCTTATTATGATGGGCCAGGATCTGTGCTTGAGATTATAGTGCCAAAACTTCGTGTGGGGCCTGAAGAACATGAGGTTCGTGTTTGCCTTCGCCCTCACCTGGGAGGCAATGATCTTATGTTGACTTGA